The Denticeps clupeoides chromosome 10, fDenClu1.1, whole genome shotgun sequence DNA window AGagaaagaacagaacagaaatatgCAGGAATATTGATGACTCCACGTAGTACATGGGAAAGAACTACATATATAAGCATTAATCACTGATATATCACGAAAGAATATATGAACATATAGTGTTAAAATGTCCCTTCCTTAAAATGTCCAGCCTTTTATGTTACTCTGTTAGAACTCCATAAAATTACATTCTGTATATTGCAATATGCCTtctgttttgtccttttttttccttctcttcaaAATATCTTCATAAGATATATAAGATTGGTTAGATGCATTAAATTATTTGTCACATTATCTGCTACGTGTCTCcccaaaacaattaaaaatacatgattAGTTGTAAGCACCCAGTTTGGGTAAACCAAAATTACTGGCAAATTAATACATCGTAATTACAAACGAACCCTGGAAACCACATACTAAAGTCTCGTTTTGTATTAATATGGCTCGTCACtaaggccattttttttctcagataaATCTGGTAAATGAAGTCCTCTTTCGGCAAACATGTGTTTCCACAATGTTAAAATTGGGAGCTGCAAAAAATACATATCCCACAATACCCCACTTCACCCCacccactctcctcctcttgcCAGCCCCTCCCACTGTGTGTTAGTCCGCGAGGAAGTCGCAAGATGGCCGACATCGCTGGAAAGTATGTTCCTCTCAACATGAAGTCGTGAAGTGAgaaaagagagcgagggagCAAACGTCggggttttgtttttattttattttagttattttactttattttcccCCTTACTCATTCATCTCATTCCGCATCGCGCTGCCCCCCTTGCAAAATTTGTCTTTGCTAGTTGACGCGTCAATCACGCCGGGACCTTAGCTAATCAGCTAAGTTGGCTAGTTTCTTACTAGCTGAAGGTCTTTAACTAACTATATTGTCGTAAATTTATTTTCTATGCTGATCAGATTCACCAGTTGCTGCTTGCATCACGTCTACCAGATCGTTAACAGCGGCGCGACTATGTTTGGGAGCAAATGCGTAAATTTAGTTCCTTTTCCCGAGTAGCCAGTTTTGTTAGCCAGCAGGATTACATTCGCGGTTTCGGGAGGCATCGTCGAAAACGCCGTTACCGAGCGTGCAGCATACGGCGCTACGATCGATCGAGCGAGTTCATTCGATAGTCGAGCTGTCGGGAGGAATATACCGAGAGGAATGGCCGCACCATCATGCGAGAGAGAAATCGCCACAGCCCACTGAAGTTGGCACGGTAGCAGTGAGCGTGTCAAGTACTGTAATACACCATCTGTAGTTCAATAAAGTCGCTgagacactttttttattatttgaagaCGACTGTACAGCAGAGCGTTTTACTGTAACATTTCAAGTTCGATCGCCCCTGTAGAAATaaaagttcaactttttgcAATGGGAGTGCAAGGATTCCAGGAATATCTTGAAAAGCGCTGCCCGGGCGCCGCTGTTCCCGTAGACCTTCTGAAACTCGCTCGGACAGCAGGCCGCCAgccaccccaccaccaccatcaccatcaccccAGCCCCCTGCCTCCTCCACCCCCGCCGGCCCGGATCCTGGTGGACGCCGACTCCGGCCTGCAGCGCCTGTATGGCGGCTACCAGACGGACTGGGTGTGCGGCGGCGAGTGGAACGCGATGCTCGGCTATCTGGCGGCTCTCTCGCAGGCCTGCTTGTACCAGGGGGGCTTGGAGCTCGTTGTGGTTTTCAATGGCACCCTCGGGAAGGACCGGTGGCCTGAGTGGGCGCGGCGGGCGCAGGGGCAGCGACAGACCGCGCAGCTTATCGTCAACCACGTCGGCAGCAAGGCCACTCCGCCTCCGCGGGCCTGGTTCCTGCCCCCGGCCTGCCTCAGCCACTGTGTCCGCCTGGCCATGTTCCGTTTCCGTGTGCGGGTGAGTCCCGACATCTGGAATCtgtgatgtatgtatgtacaataTATTACGGTACATCCACATCTGTGACACGCGAACGGAGGCTTTTTGCTGTGTTATTATCCTTCTTTTGTTGCTTACTCGTCCACAACTCATTCCCGTAGGTGGTTCAAACCTTGGAGGACCACCATCAGGAGGTGCTATCCTTGTACAGAGACTATGGCTTTCAGGGCCTTATAGCGCAGGACTCAGAGTTTGCTCTATGCAATGTCCCGGCTTATTTCAGCTCCCACGCTCTCAAGCTCTCGTGGAACGGCAAAAATCTCACCACTCACCAGTACCTGCTGTCTGAGGCTGCCAGACAGCTCGGCCTCAAGACTCAGCACCTTCCCATATTTGCTGCCCTGCTTGGTAAGTTTGCATATACACAGAGCTGCGTTGTTAGATAACGTGCCTGTGAAGAAAACTGAACAATATTTCTGCTTAACAGGTAATCATATTTTGCCAGATGAGGACTTAGCTGCATTTCATTGGAGTCTTCTGGGCCCTGAACACCCTCTTGCCTCTCTTAAAGTTTGTATCTGGTCTGTGCTGGGAAGAGATTGTCACTCTGTTATCGATATTTTGGTCATTAACAGATCGTTTTTTGTTCTGCGCTTGTTCTTTGCCTGCAGGTGAGGGCTCACCAGTTGGTGCTCCCGCCTTGTGAAGTTGTCATTAAAGCTGTGTCTGAGTATGTAGCATCCATCAAAGACCTTGGCAATCTGGATGCTGTGGGCAGGGATGTATTCAGGCAGTCTCAGGTACAGCACTTGGTCTTAAAGGGTTAAGTTGAATCATTCAGCTGCAAAAACATATGGCTTGTGATAAGAGTGAGATCAAGTGTGATCTGTTGAATGGCATACtacatttttgaaaattttGCTTTATAGTCTCGAACTGAAGATAAAATTGAGAGGTTCAAGAAGGCAGTGGAGTATTTCTCAGCGGCCAGTAAACCCAGACCTCTTTCGATGGGACCTTCTCCTTACCTCTGTGAGTacttttgtgtgtaattatacTAGCTGGATGCTACTTATTAAAAAGTCGACATTGTTTTTATCTTTCATTTTGGATGTCTGGGGCAATGTCATTATTTTTGCATAATTGTTAGAAATCTGTGCATTGCTAGAACGcacttctttctttattattatactttttatttgcatgtgtggAGAATCATATGTAATTGAGTTAAAAATTCCAACACCACAAATACATCAAATCTCTAAAACCACCTGGTAATCCAGCACCCCACCCTGCAATTCTATCTCAGGATGTGGTCATTGCTGGATCATAATTAGCTGTGTACATGTAGACAATATTGATGATCTCAGATTGCATACATTTCAGCAAATTCAGAGCTGAGCGATGTAATGATACATTTTTGTTAGCAAAGCACAATGAcagtaaatatataattattgtttatttcttaaatttttttgttcagaTGCTCTGGGATTTGTTTAGATAATGTCTGTTCTGTTGTTCCAAAATTTCCATTTTCAACGCTTTTTCATGGTGTGTGCAGTTCCAGGCTTTGGCCCTGGCCAGTTTGGTGGTCCTCCAGGCCACATTGGAACAGTGCAGGCAAAAGCTCCAGtgagttttctttctttataaGTTCAGTTTATTGTAGTTTTCAGTGAATCGAACATTAAtctaatttaatgtattttatagtTTGGTTCACCACCAGTGTCAGGTGTCAAGGTGCCTTATCCCGGACCGCCCTATGGACCTGGCTCTGCCCCTGGTCCTGCCCTTCTATTCCAGAACCCGCTCCAGAACCCACCTCTGCAGGACTGTAATGATTCACTAGTTGGGAAAATGGGTTTCTCTGATTGGACAGCTCCATATGATTCCTCTCAAGGTGGCAGCAGACTGCCCAATCACCATACAGCTGCTCCCACtggcccctcctcctccccatctTCCTCTTCGGATGGGGAGGAACAAAATGACACCAGCACGAAGTAAGTAAATAGCAATTTAAGATGTGATTGCAGTGACTGCACTTGATTACATAATTCTGGACCTGTTTTGTAAGCTGGTCCAGTTTTGTCTCAGTTGCTACTTTTTTGCACTGTGGGCCTACACTCCTACACTCCACCCCCTCATATTCATTCGAAATACTTATGAAGCTCATGAGAGAATGCGCTGTAATATCTGAATATAATAGTAATGTTAAGTAACTATTCCGGCCATGTGATGGACTACTGTCTGACCAGCCTGTCATCCCATATGTTGAACTCATtctataaaaatacattttatgcatCAGTGGTAAGGACATCCAAATAAAAACATCTCGAAACCCTTTTGTAGGTGtagcatagtttttttttttagctgataTCAGGATCCTCATGAACAGAAGGCTTCCTGTCATGATGGGGCTTTTTCTCAACTGATGTTTTGACAGAAATACAGTGCTCAaaataataaagggaacacaaaaataagacatcctagatatgaatgaatgaatgaacatttttttataattttttataataatttgttctttaaatagttgaatgtgctgacaacagaatcaaacaaaaattatcgatggaaCTCAAATtgacccatggaggtctggttTTAGAGGCACTCAAAAtggtgatggagtgagacatgatgtcccagatgtgctcaattggattcaggtctggggaacaggcgggCCAGATCATAGCATCaattgcaggaactgctgatacACTCCAGCCCCATGAGGTCTAGCATAGTCTTACATTAGgtggaacccagggccaaccgcaccagcatttggtctcacaaggggtctgaggatctcatctcggtacctaatggcagtcaggctacctctggcaagcacatggagggctgtgtggccccacaaagaaatgccaccccacaccattactaaCCCACTGTTGCATCCTCCAGCAGCAgttctccacagcatctccagactGCAACATCTGTCacgtgctcagtgtgaacctgctttcatctgtgaagagcacagggcaccagtggcgaATTAGCCAAtattggtgttctctggcaaatgccaaacatgctgcacggtgttgggctgtcaGCACAACCCCCAGCCGTGGATGTCGGGAACTCATACCAGTCTCagggagtctgtttctgaccgatGCACATTTGTgccctgctggaggtcattttgcagggctctggcagtgctcctccacaatctgaagtgattgtcattgtgaaacactgcagcacagcacgtgttGCACACCACGTGATGTGTCCTcaacttttaaccatcaccctgagtgagcagtgggcagccatgacaggcgcccggggagcagtgtgtggggatggtgctttactcagcagaaccgcgcctttattggggatatCTTGTTAAATGCCTATAATTTCTACCTGTTGtccattccatttgcacaacagcatgtgaaattgatcgtCAGTGTTGCGTCCTAAGTGGACAGTCTGATTTCGCAGAAGTGTACTTGACTTGGAATTACAGTTCTTTGTGTTccttttattgatttattttttgagccGTGTACTTTAATAGCTATTACAACAACGaaatttaaatttctttttattctttttggtgaaattattataaattaggTATTACAATAAccctgccatttttttttttttttttttttttttttaaataagtcatttatcagacaaaaCTTCTAGATGGGAAGAGCCCACTGGTCGTGGAGGTGGCACTTCTGGCGACGCTTCCCATGGCAATGGAGGCGGACCTTCAATCCCTTCGCTGCTGTCCATGGCAACACGTAGTCACATGGACATTACCACACCCCCTCTGCCACAGGTCAGCGCAGAAGTCCTGCGAGTAGCTGAACACAGGCATAGGAGGGGCCTGATGTACCCACAGATATACCACATCCTCACCAAGGTAAGGCAACTGCATTTCTCATTTGTGAAAAATACTCTTTAACTCTGCTAAAGCAAAATATCGATCCATAATCTCCTAGTGTCACTTTACCTTTAAAGGTGCCTCTTTTGTTTACTCTGTTTTTATCTTGATTTGATCCTTGA harbors:
- the fam120c gene encoding constitutive coactivator of PPAR-gamma-like protein 2, producing MGVQGFQEYLEKRCPGAAVPVDLLKLARTAGRQPPHHHHHHHPSPLPPPPPPARILVDADSGLQRLYGGYQTDWVCGGEWNAMLGYLAALSQACLYQGGLELVVVFNGTLGKDRWPEWARRAQGQRQTAQLIVNHVGSKATPPPRAWFLPPACLSHCVRLAMFRFRVRVVQTLEDHHQEVLSLYRDYGFQGLIAQDSEFALCNVPAYFSSHALKLSWNGKNLTTHQYLLSEAARQLGLKTQHLPIFAALLGNHILPDEDLAAFHWSLLGPEHPLASLKVRAHQLVLPPCEVVIKAVSEYVASIKDLGNLDAVGRDVFRQSQSRTEDKIERFKKAVEYFSAASKPRPLSMGPSPYLFPGFGPGQFGGPPGHIGTVQAKAPFGSPPVSGVKVPYPGPPYGPGSAPGPALLFQNPLQNPPLQDCNDSLVGKMGFSDWTAPYDSSQGGSRLPNHHTAAPTGPSSSPSSSSDGEEQNDTSTNHLSDKTSRWEEPTGRGGGTSGDASHGNGGGPSIPSLLSMATRSHMDITTPPLPQVSAEVLRVAEHRHRRGLMYPQIYHILTKGEMKMPVCIEDECNPDLPPASLLFRSARQYAYGVLFSLAETQRRLERLAMRKRSPLEVPPVIVKEWCASKAKSALTPELVPALCFREWTCPNLRRLWLGRASEDRSRRTRAFLACMRSDCPALLNPACVPSHLLLMCCVLRYMMQWPGGRILQRHELDAFLAQAVSSQLYEPDQLQELKVEKVDSRGVQLASLFMSGVDTALFVNDVCGQPLPWDHCCPWGFFDGKLFQSKLSKATRDRGALLDMCEGQEELVSRVEKMRQAILEGINLSRPPPPPPPLPPPAFLPPAMVPPFYPMPPLYPPRPLGSMPPPHHPHHPHQHRPRAFPGIQSIPPQGGKLEIAGMVVGQWAGNKPVRGRGGFNMQVVSVGGGKGRGKEVTPRGRGGKKITTNRTPTLSTPPSTSPPKLTEEPKGVGLPSGPGDSAGPASQQLNGSSSGTAIAQSLDLPPLAQPIQCALASRDNQSGDGVEVEAPCCLDDCPSDGALQKEE